The DNA segment GGCGGCGGGGCGCGGGTGGTCCACTCCCCCGGTCACACACCGGGCTCCATCGGTGTGCATCTGCCCCGGCACGGTGTGCTGTTCACGGGCGACTGCGTGGCCGGCGTCGGGCAAGTGATGCTGGGCGTGTTCAACATCGACCGGGCGCGGGCCGTGGACTCGTTCCGGCGGCTGGCCGCCCTGGAGCCGGCCACGGTCTGCTTCGGACACGGCGACCCCCTCACCGAGAACGCCGCCGCGGTCCTGCGGGCGTCAGCCCACGGGGACGCCGGCTTCGAGGTTGAGCACGGCTGAGCGTTCGCGGGCCCGCAGCGCCCAGCGCAGCCGTGCGTAGCGGGTGGGCGGCAGCAGGGCGGCCGCCTCCTCCTCGGTGACGAAGCGCCAGCCGCGCAGTTCGGAGCCGGGCAGCAGCAGCCCCTCGGCGTCCGCGCGGGGCAGCAGCCCGCCGTCGAACAGCAGCCGCAGCCCGCCGTATCCGGGTGGTTCGGGCGCCTCCCAGTCGATGACGAGGAGCTTGGGCACCCGGTCGAGGTGGATGCCTATCTCCTCGGCCACCTCCCTGATGCCGGCCTGGGCGGGCGCCTCTCCGGACTCCACCACACCGCCGGGGAACTCCCAGCCGGGCTTGTAGGTGGGGTCGACGAGCAGGAACCGGTCGTGCTCGTCGAAGAGCAGCACCCCGGCGGCGACGGTCTCGGCGGTCGGCTCGGGTGTCTGGACGATCTCGCAGGGCGGGGCGGCCCCGCTGCGCACGGCCTCGGCGATGCGCTCGGCGGTCTCGCGCGGGGTGAGGGCGCCGTTGTCGATGGTGTGGGCGTCCCCGGTGATCCATTGGAGCGCCGAACGGTAGGTT comes from the Streptomyces sp. NBC_00525 genome and includes:
- a CDS encoding NUDIX hydrolase, encoding MIVWINGAFGAGKTSAARELIDLIPNSTLYDPELTGTGLRTLLPQKKLAEVTDFQDLPIWRRLVVDTAAALLAELGGVLVVPMTLLRQEYRDEMFGGLAARRIPVRHVLLAPEETILRARVAHRAECPGEAEGVDPTGRWAYDRIETYRSALQWITGDAHTIDNGALTPRETAERIAEAVRSGAAPPCEIVQTPEPTAETVAAGVLLFDEHDRFLLVDPTYKPGWEFPGGVVESGEAPAQAGIREVAEEIGIHLDRVPKLLVIDWEAPEPPGYGGLRLLFDGGLLPRADAEGLLLPGSELRGWRFVTEEEAAALLPPTRYARLRWALRARERSAVLNLEAGVPVG